In one Paraburkholderia megapolitana genomic region, the following are encoded:
- a CDS encoding HAD family hydrolase codes for MTVLQPPADRPRIQFVLFDLLTAVLDSWTLWNAVAGSAELGSQWRMAYLKLTYGCGRYVRYESLVAQAAASVGLDSGCASELERRWNELRAWPEAGAVLADLKQHYKLGVVTNCSVALGHLAATIPGVAFDVVVTSEEAGFYKPDPAPYLLALDRLGARPENTVFVAGSAYDLFGTAQVGLPTYWHNRIGLSAPDGAPAPFATRPTLDDLPADILRLM; via the coding sequence ATGACCGTTCTGCAACCGCCTGCGGATCGACCGCGCATTCAGTTTGTGCTGTTCGATCTGCTGACCGCCGTGCTCGATTCGTGGACGCTCTGGAATGCGGTGGCCGGATCGGCAGAACTCGGCTCGCAATGGCGCATGGCGTATCTGAAGCTGACTTATGGATGCGGCCGCTATGTTCGTTACGAGTCGCTGGTTGCGCAGGCGGCGGCAAGTGTCGGTCTCGACTCAGGCTGTGCGAGCGAACTCGAGCGGCGCTGGAACGAACTGCGGGCATGGCCGGAAGCGGGCGCCGTGCTTGCGGATCTGAAGCAGCACTACAAGCTCGGCGTCGTCACGAACTGTTCGGTGGCGCTCGGCCATCTCGCGGCGACAATTCCTGGCGTCGCTTTCGATGTGGTGGTGACGTCGGAGGAAGCCGGCTTCTATAAGCCCGATCCCGCACCTTATCTGCTGGCGCTCGACAGACTAGGCGCGCGCCCGGAGAACACGGTGTTTGTCGCGGGCTCGGCCTACGACCTGTTCGGAACCGCGCAGGTCGGGCTGCCGACTTACTGGCACAACCGCATCGGTCTGTCCGCTCCGGATGGAGCGCCCGCTCCGTTCGCGACGCGGCCTACGCTCGATGATCTACCCGCCGATATTCTGCGGCTGATGTAG
- a CDS encoding RidA family protein produces MMQTIFTEHAPKPAGHYSQGIVSGGFIYVAGQLPIDPVTGSIPDGIAEQAERALKNVQAILEAGGVSVAGLVSVQLFITSVELWPEINRVYAAFMGEHRPARTVVPVGPLHHGVLIEINAVAEVGTPPREG; encoded by the coding sequence ATGATGCAAACCATCTTCACCGAACACGCACCGAAACCCGCCGGACACTACTCGCAGGGCATCGTATCGGGCGGCTTCATATACGTTGCCGGACAGCTTCCCATCGATCCGGTCACCGGCTCGATCCCCGATGGCATCGCCGAGCAGGCCGAGCGCGCGCTGAAAAACGTACAGGCGATTCTCGAAGCCGGTGGGGTGTCGGTGGCTGGGCTCGTGAGCGTGCAGCTCTTCATCACGAGCGTCGAGTTGTGGCCGGAGATCAACCGCGTCTATGCCGCCTTCATGGGCGAGCATCGACCCGCGCGCACGGTGGTGCCGGTCGGCCCGCTGCATCACGGCGTGCTGATCGAGATCAACGCGGTGGCCGAAGTCGGCACGCCGCCCCGCGAGGGCTGA
- a CDS encoding alanine racemase, which translates to MPAALSSIETPALLLDHSRMDANIARMRTHLARLGVPMRPHVKTSKCIEATRRLFDTGVGPITVSTLREAQFFFEHGFTDILYGVAIAPNRFEATADLIRAGVSLKLVLDSLETASLLAEYARTHRQAFDVLLEIDCDGHRSGLPPDSPLIVEIAQLLRAAGIDVQGVMTHAGNSYDSRSVDEIVRYAHQERDAVVVAARRLREAGFAAPVVSVGSTPTALFADDLSGVTEVRAGVFIFFDLVMAGLGVCTQADIAVSVLTTVIGHQPQKGWTIVDAGWMALSRDRGTAAQAVDQGYGVVCDANGKPLDDLIVIAANQEHGIVALRDPDARQAHALHLPVGTQLRILPNHACATSAQHAGYRVLDESGAHEYWPRIAGW; encoded by the coding sequence ATGCCCGCTGCACTGTCATCGATTGAAACCCCGGCGTTACTGCTGGATCACTCCCGCATGGATGCCAACATCGCACGGATGCGTACGCATCTGGCGAGGCTCGGCGTACCGATGCGTCCGCACGTGAAAACCAGCAAATGCATCGAAGCAACACGACGGCTGTTCGATACGGGCGTCGGTCCGATTACCGTATCGACGCTGCGCGAAGCGCAGTTTTTCTTCGAGCACGGCTTCACGGACATTCTGTATGGCGTGGCCATCGCGCCGAACCGTTTCGAGGCCACCGCGGATCTGATCCGCGCAGGTGTGTCGCTCAAGCTCGTGCTCGACAGTCTGGAAACCGCGAGTTTGCTTGCCGAATATGCGCGTACGCATCGTCAGGCGTTCGATGTGCTGCTGGAAATCGACTGCGATGGACACCGTTCTGGTCTGCCGCCGGACTCGCCATTAATCGTCGAGATCGCGCAACTCCTGCGCGCCGCCGGCATCGACGTACAGGGCGTGATGACGCATGCGGGGAATTCCTACGACAGCCGTTCCGTCGACGAGATTGTTCGCTATGCGCATCAGGAGCGCGATGCGGTCGTTGTTGCCGCGCGGCGGTTGCGCGAAGCAGGCTTCGCTGCGCCGGTCGTCAGCGTCGGTTCGACGCCGACCGCGTTGTTCGCCGACGATCTGAGCGGCGTGACCGAAGTCCGCGCCGGCGTATTCATCTTTTTCGATCTCGTCATGGCGGGGCTCGGTGTGTGTACGCAAGCGGATATCGCGGTGTCCGTGCTGACCACCGTCATCGGACATCAACCGCAAAAGGGCTGGACGATCGTCGACGCCGGGTGGATGGCGTTGTCGCGCGACCGTGGCACGGCGGCGCAGGCGGTCGATCAGGGCTACGGCGTGGTGTGCGATGCGAACGGCAAACCGCTCGACGACCTGATCGTGATCGCCGCGAACCAGGAGCACGGCATCGTCGCACTGCGCGACCCGGACGCGCGACAGGCGCACGCGTTGCACCTGCCGGTCGGCACGCAACTGCGTATTCTGCCGAATCACGCCTGCGCGACCTCGGCGCAGCACGCCGGGTATCGTGTGCTCGACGAATCAGGTGCGCATGAATACTGGCCGCGCATCGCCGGCTGGTAA
- a CDS encoding LysR family transcriptional regulator — MKDSADLRFLLTIRASENLLAAARTLGLTPSAVTQRLQQIERRLDVRLVDRSARRLRFTEEGELLCTRGAVLIEQFDALLDDLHARRGGMVGTLKINAPLGFGRRYVAPAAAHFQELHPEVDIALTLSDEPLTEIADRFDVVVHIGELRLSNLIGYAVAPNARWACASPAFVKRYGMPATPEALAALPCIALPENNEDVTLWHFSKGRTTRSVRVPGRLSCNDGDVIRRWALEGRGVIVRSEWDVADDVARGTLVRLLPAWKLPDANVIALTHQRTGLPMRTTMFMRHLQARFRPVAPWRVR; from the coding sequence ATGAAAGACTCCGCCGACCTGCGCTTTCTGCTCACCATCCGCGCCAGCGAGAACCTGCTTGCCGCCGCCCGTACGCTCGGCCTGACGCCGTCGGCGGTGACGCAGCGGCTGCAGCAGATCGAACGGCGGCTCGATGTACGGCTCGTCGATCGTTCCGCGCGCCGGTTGCGCTTTACCGAAGAAGGCGAATTGCTCTGCACGCGCGGCGCTGTGCTGATCGAACAGTTCGATGCGCTGCTCGACGATCTCCACGCGCGTCGCGGCGGCATGGTCGGCACGTTGAAGATCAATGCGCCGCTTGGTTTCGGCAGGCGCTATGTGGCGCCCGCGGCGGCGCACTTCCAGGAGCTGCACCCGGAAGTGGATATCGCGCTCACGCTGTCGGACGAGCCGCTCACCGAAATCGCGGACCGCTTCGATGTCGTCGTGCATATCGGCGAACTGCGGCTGTCGAACCTGATCGGTTACGCAGTCGCGCCGAACGCACGGTGGGCGTGCGCGTCGCCCGCGTTCGTGAAGCGATACGGCATGCCCGCCACGCCGGAAGCGCTGGCGGCATTGCCCTGCATCGCACTGCCTGAAAACAACGAGGACGTGACGCTATGGCATTTCAGCAAAGGTCGCACCACGCGCAGCGTGCGCGTGCCGGGCCGGTTGAGTTGCAATGACGGCGATGTGATCCGTCGCTGGGCGCTCGAAGGGCGCGGTGTGATCGTGCGATCGGAGTGGGATGTCGCCGATGACGTCGCACGCGGCACGCTGGTGCGGCTGTTGCCTGCGTGGAAGCTGCCCGATGCGAACGTGATCGCGCTGACGCATCAGCGCACCGGCCTGCCGATGCGTACGACGATGTTCATGCGGCATTTGCAGGCGCGGTTTCGGCCGGTTGCGCCGTGGCGTGTGCGGTGA
- a CDS encoding BrnT family toxin, which yields MKTTHDRTKSEVNEAKHSVSLGLAEAIDWSSVWCAPDIRRDYGELREIGYAVIGARLYCVVFTQRGETFRVISLRKANNREIERYEEATCTDP from the coding sequence ATGAAAACGACTCACGACCGCACAAAGAGTGAGGTTAACGAAGCAAAGCACAGCGTTTCACTGGGACTCGCCGAAGCTATCGACTGGTCGTCCGTATGGTGCGCGCCCGACATCCGGAGGGACTACGGCGAGTTGCGCGAGATTGGCTATGCGGTGATCGGTGCACGCCTGTACTGCGTCGTGTTCACGCAGCGTGGCGAAACCTTCAGGGTAATCAGCCTGCGCAAAGCCAATAACCGGGAAATCGAACGCTATGAAGAAGCGACCTGCACTGATCCGTAA
- a CDS encoding BrnA antitoxin family protein, producing the protein MKKRPALIRNTPEEEAAIARGIEADPDTFEPSDEQFAQMRKRGGRPKIANPKVAVTVRYDAEVIERFRESGEGWQTRMNDALREWLETHHA; encoded by the coding sequence ATGAAGAAGCGACCTGCACTGATCCGTAACACACCCGAGGAAGAAGCCGCAATCGCACGCGGCATCGAGGCTGACCCCGACACGTTCGAACCCAGCGACGAGCAGTTCGCGCAGATGAGAAAACGTGGCGGCCGCCCGAAGATCGCCAATCCCAAGGTCGCGGTTACCGTTCGATACGATGCGGAGGTTATCGAGCGATTCAGAGAAAGCGGCGAAGGCTGGCAGACGCGAATGAATGACGCGTTGCGCGAGTGGCTCGAAACCCATCACGCGTGA
- the leuA gene encoding 2-isopropylmalate synthase — MLKNPATKYRPFTPVNLPDRAWPSRTITHAPIWMSTDLRDGNQALFEPMDAQRKMRMFKTLVAIGFKEIEVAFPSASQTDFNFVRELIEGGHIPDDVTIEVLTQARDDLIERTFESLRGVPRAIVHLYNATAPEFRKWVFGLDRDGVKTLAQNAARTIKRFADAATDTHFTLQYSPETFTGTELDFAKEVCDAVFDIWQPTPQHKAIVNLPATVEIGTPNFYADQIEWMHRNLARRDSLILSVHPHNDRGTAVAAAELAVMAGADRIEGCLFGNGERTGNVDLVTLALNLYTQGVDPGLDFSNINEVARTAEECTQLPIHPRHPYVGDLVFTAFSGSHQDAIKKGFTMQKPDAIWEMPYLPVDPNDLGRTYDSIIRVNSQSGKGGIAYLLEQSYGVVLPRRLQVDFSAAVQQLTDDSGHEVTPQQIFTLFEQEYVDSQAPLHYVGHSLSERGEREHIQLTVDIHGKRTVVSGAGNGPLDALMHALRTPVRIQHYEERALTQGADARAIAIAEMAGTDVVGNAFGVGIDANLVTASIRAVISGINRAYARCGDDAQQRFFDAVLREADHAAV, encoded by the coding sequence ATGTTGAAGAACCCTGCCACCAAGTACCGCCCCTTTACGCCCGTCAACTTGCCGGACCGCGCCTGGCCTTCGCGCACCATCACGCACGCGCCGATCTGGATGAGCACCGATCTGCGCGACGGCAACCAGGCGCTGTTCGAACCGATGGATGCGCAGCGCAAGATGCGCATGTTCAAGACGCTGGTCGCGATCGGTTTCAAGGAAATCGAAGTCGCGTTTCCGTCCGCGTCGCAGACCGACTTCAATTTCGTGCGCGAGCTGATCGAAGGCGGTCACATTCCTGATGACGTAACGATCGAAGTCCTCACGCAGGCACGCGACGATCTGATCGAGCGCACGTTCGAATCGCTGCGCGGCGTGCCGCGTGCGATCGTTCACCTGTACAACGCGACCGCGCCCGAATTCCGCAAGTGGGTGTTCGGACTGGACCGCGACGGCGTGAAGACGCTGGCGCAGAACGCAGCGCGTACGATCAAGCGCTTCGCCGATGCGGCGACAGACACGCATTTCACCCTGCAATACAGCCCTGAAACCTTCACCGGCACCGAACTCGATTTCGCCAAGGAAGTGTGCGACGCCGTCTTCGACATCTGGCAACCGACGCCGCAGCACAAGGCCATCGTCAATCTGCCCGCCACGGTCGAGATCGGTACGCCGAACTTCTACGCGGACCAGATCGAATGGATGCACCGCAATCTCGCGCGACGCGATTCGCTGATCCTGTCGGTGCATCCGCATAACGATCGGGGCACCGCGGTCGCCGCAGCGGAACTCGCGGTGATGGCAGGCGCCGATCGTATCGAAGGATGTCTGTTCGGCAACGGCGAGCGCACCGGCAACGTCGACCTCGTCACACTCGCGTTGAACCTGTACACGCAAGGCGTCGACCCGGGCCTCGATTTCTCGAACATCAACGAAGTGGCGCGTACGGCCGAGGAATGCACGCAATTGCCGATTCATCCGCGCCATCCGTATGTCGGCGATCTGGTGTTCACGGCGTTCTCGGGCTCGCACCAGGATGCGATCAAGAAAGGCTTCACGATGCAGAAGCCCGACGCGATCTGGGAAATGCCGTACCTGCCGGTCGACCCGAACGACCTCGGCCGCACGTACGACTCGATCATCCGCGTGAACAGCCAGTCGGGCAAAGGCGGCATCGCCTATCTGCTCGAACAGTCGTACGGCGTCGTCTTGCCGCGCCGCCTGCAGGTCGATTTCAGCGCGGCCGTGCAACAGCTCACTGACGACAGCGGCCACGAAGTCACACCGCAGCAGATCTTTACGCTGTTCGAGCAGGAATACGTCGACAGCCAGGCGCCGCTGCACTATGTCGGCCATAGTCTGAGCGAGCGCGGCGAGCGCGAGCACATCCAGCTGACGGTCGATATTCACGGCAAGCGCACCGTCGTGAGCGGCGCAGGCAATGGCCCGCTGGATGCGTTGATGCATGCGCTGCGTACTCCCGTGCGCATCCAGCATTACGAAGAACGCGCGCTGACGCAGGGCGCCGACGCGCGCGCGATCGCGATTGCGGAGATGGCCGGAACGGACGTAGTGGGCAACGCGTTCGGCGTCGGGATCGATGCGAATCTGGTGACGGCATCGATCCGCGCGGTGATCAGCGGGATCAATCGTGCGTATGCGCGTTGCGGCGATGACGCGCAGCAGCGTTTCTTCGACGCGGTGTTGCGTGAGGCGGATCACGCTGCGGTGTAG